A single region of the Pleurocapsa minor HA4230-MV1 genome encodes:
- a CDS encoding AraC family transcriptional regulator encodes MTNTLLKPSELSQRLNRTSALSSQQLGWNGILVEQHQYSSIPDKAEEKELPALSDHWLILPLGHPSYLSQKSENCLHESFFQKGDSLLVPAQKPTYWRCPASQLPSTELNIHIQPELIAQVVKSSQIDTEEIDLANNFRKQDLQLHQIAMLLLAELRSGGIMGRLYVESLTQALIIHLLRHYSEVAQIITSQNRSLTSVQLRQAIDYIHTNLDRDLSLVELASVINISPTYFASLFKQAMGISPHQYVIEQRVEQAKLMLSKTDLAIADIALQVGFSSQSHLTQQFKRFTGMTPKQIRPRS; translated from the coding sequence ATGACCAATACCCTTCTTAAACCCAGTGAACTGAGCCAACGACTCAATAGAACCTCGGCGCTGTCTAGTCAGCAGTTAGGCTGGAATGGCATTTTGGTTGAGCAGCACCAATATTCTTCAATTCCTGACAAAGCAGAAGAAAAAGAACTTCCTGCCTTATCCGATCATTGGCTGATCTTACCCCTAGGACATCCTAGTTACTTGAGCCAAAAATCGGAGAATTGCTTGCATGAATCCTTCTTTCAAAAGGGAGACAGCCTTTTAGTTCCTGCTCAAAAACCAACCTACTGGCGCTGTCCAGCAAGTCAGTTACCCTCGACAGAACTAAATATTCATATACAGCCAGAATTGATCGCACAAGTTGTTAAATCCTCTCAAATTGATACAGAGGAGATAGACCTCGCGAATAATTTTCGTAAGCAAGACTTGCAGCTTCATCAGATCGCAATGCTACTTTTAGCTGAGTTGCGATCAGGTGGCATAATGGGACGATTGTATGTCGAATCATTGACTCAAGCATTAATCATTCATCTGCTGCGACATTACTCTGAGGTCGCACAAATAATTACATCCCAGAACAGAAGCTTAACTAGCGTTCAGTTGCGGCAAGCAATCGATTATATTCACACGAACCTCGATCGCGATTTATCACTGGTTGAACTAGCAAGCGTTATCAATATCAGCCCAACTTATTTCGCGAGTTTGTTTAAACAAGCAATGGGAATTTCGCCACATCAGTATGTAATTGAACAGCGAGTGGAACAAGCGAAATTGATGCTCTCTAAAACGGACTTAGCGATCGCGGACATTGCCTTACAAGTTGGTTTCTCCAGTCAAAGTCATCTGACACAACAGTTTAAGCGATTTACTGGCATGACACCAAAGCAGATTCGCCCTCGATCGTAA